The nucleotide window TCGAGATGGCCCGCGAAGCCGGGCTCGACCTCGTCGAGGTCGCCGATCGGGAGAAGCCCCCGGTCTGTAAGATCATGGACTACGGCAAGTTCAAGTACGCCCAGTCCAAGAAGTCACACCAAAAGACGCACCAGCAAAAGCTCAAAGAGATCCGGGTGCGCCCCAAGACCGGCGACCACGACATCGAGACGAAGATCAAGCAAGCGAAGATGTTCCTCGAGCACAACGACAAGGTGCAGGTGAACGTGCTGTTCCGCGGCCGCGAGATGCAGCACATCGAGGAAGGTCAGCGGGTGATGAACCAGGTGCTCGAGGCCCTGGTGAACGATTGCAAGCTGGAAATGCCCGCGAAGATGGAAGGCAAGCGCATGGTCGCGCTGCTGGCCCCGAAGGCGAGCGAGAAGGGCGGGCAGGCGTCCGCCAAGCCGAAACCGCCGAAACCGCCGGCGCCCGCCGGCACCGCGCCGATCGGGGGACCCGCGGTTGCCGCTCCCGCGCCGAAACCGGCCGCGCCGCCGAAAGTGTGAACCTCTTTCCCGTGTACCCCCTCTGCTCAATTAAGGGAGGGGGGTAGCCAGGGCTACGCACGGATTGGTGTTGGGTAAGTTGCGGCGTGTGGGTATGTGCGGCTCCTCATTTTAGGAGCGGCACACATGGCCTGGTCCCTGGTCGAGCGTTTGGCGGAGTTACCGGACCCGCGGAGCCGTCACGGTCGCCAGTATCCGCTGGTCGGGCTATTGACCTTGTGCCTGGTGGCGGTGATGGGCGGGCACACCACGCCCGAGGCGATCTCTCAATTCGGGCGGCTGCGGC belongs to Gemmata obscuriglobus and includes:
- the infC gene encoding translation initiation factor IF-3, which codes for MNERIRVPQIRLIGAEGEALGIVPTAQALEMAREAGLDLVEVADREKPPVCKIMDYGKFKYAQSKKSHQKTHQQKLKEIRVRPKTGDHDIETKIKQAKMFLEHNDKVQVNVLFRGREMQHIEEGQRVMNQVLEALVNDCKLEMPAKMEGKRMVALLAPKASEKGGQASAKPKPPKPPAPAGTAPIGGPAVAAPAPKPAAPPKV